A genomic window from Gammaproteobacteria bacterium includes:
- a CDS encoding PEP-CTERM sorting domain-containing protein → MNKLTKIAAASVVTLGLGLGMAGQAQAVVFYQDTVANWLAAGSVLDADGDTTWDLASYSDGTGAYDDIGWAVVTLSEDDVGGEDIYKVSLNFVESPISGFGPSQSSFWNYVANVVLPSDENFLHVSMDSDVPADTSIVNVTKEITLSDGTVVTLQSMAGAPDGPSPLSGQSISMNETFVAGEDGILNSTTNTFVLAAIPEPGSILLFGIGLMGMVFGQRKMARRV, encoded by the coding sequence ATGAACAAGCTTACAAAAATTGCGGCGGCATCTGTCGTTACACTAGGATTGGGATTAGGCATGGCGGGGCAGGCGCAGGCAGTGGTGTTTTATCAGGACACTGTCGCTAACTGGCTGGCGGCTGGATCAGTACTAGACGCTGATGGCGACACAACGTGGGATCTCGCCAGCTATAGTGATGGGACTGGAGCTTATGATGATATTGGCTGGGCGGTCGTCACGCTATCAGAAGATGATGTGGGCGGTGAAGACATCTATAAAGTCTCGCTCAATTTTGTGGAATCGCCAATCAGCGGGTTTGGCCCGAGCCAAAGTTCCTTCTGGAATTATGTCGCGAATGTCGTCCTTCCGAGTGACGAAAATTTCCTCCATGTCAGTATGGACAGCGATGTTCCTGCAGATACCTCTATTGTCAACGTCACCAAGGAAATTACTCTCAGTGACGGGACTGTTGTCACGCTGCAGAGCATGGCCGGCGCTCCAGACGGCCCGAGTCCTCTCTCAGGCCAATCTATTAGCATGAACGAAACGTTTGTGGCCGGTGAGGATGGTATCCTCAACAGCACCACCAATACCTTTGTACTCGCAGCAATCCCCGAACCCGGCAGTATTCTCCTGTTCGGCATCGGGCTCATGGGCATGGTCTTCGGTCAGCGCAAGATGGCGCGTCGTGTCTAG
- the rlmJ gene encoding 23S rRNA (adenine(2030)-N(6))-methyltransferase RlmJ has protein sequence MLSYRHGFHAGNFADVQKHAVLTLLVQALLRKEAPFCYLDTHAGAAVYDLQSALARKTDEYQAGIGRLWERDDTPPEAAAYLAAVRALNHERGENGLRYYPGSPWLVDHLRRAQDRMVLSELHTTEAPLLQEAFAKHRRLAVHHMDGYQALRAFLPPQERRGLVLIDPAYERADEFRRATEALVAAWQRWPTGIFALWYPIARRDALADFYRRLTDSGMRKVLRAELVIARDDVPHRLNGSGLIIINPPWQVDGQIRALQDWLWKVLAVDGAGGPRLDWLVPE, from the coding sequence ATGCTGAGCTATCGCCACGGCTTCCATGCCGGCAATTTTGCGGACGTGCAAAAACACGCCGTACTGACCCTGCTGGTGCAGGCACTGCTGCGCAAGGAGGCCCCCTTCTGTTATCTGGACACCCACGCCGGGGCCGCGGTCTACGACCTGCAATCGGCGCTGGCGCGCAAGACCGATGAGTATCAGGCGGGCATCGGCCGTCTCTGGGAACGCGACGACACGCCGCCCGAGGCGGCCGCCTACCTCGCGGCGGTGCGCGCCCTCAACCATGAACGCGGGGAAAACGGTCTGCGCTATTATCCCGGCTCGCCCTGGCTGGTAGACCATCTGCGCCGCGCCCAGGACCGCATGGTGCTCTCGGAGCTGCACACCACCGAGGCGCCGCTGCTGCAAGAGGCCTTCGCCAAACACCGGCGTCTTGCCGTGCATCACATGGACGGCTATCAGGCGCTCAGGGCCTTCCTGCCACCACAGGAGCGGCGCGGGCTGGTGCTGATCGACCCCGCCTATGAACGGGCCGACGAATTCCGGCGCGCGACCGAGGCCCTGGTCGCGGCCTGGCAGCGCTGGCCGACGGGGATCTTTGCGCTGTGGTATCCGATCGCCCGGCGCGACGCGCTGGCGGACTTTTACCGCCGGCTCACCGACAGCGGCATGCGCAAGGTGCTGCGCGCCGAGCTGGTCATCGCCCGCGACGACGTGCCCCACCGGCTCAACGGCTCGGGGCTGATCATCATCAACCCGCCCTGGCAGGTGGATGGGCAGATACGGGCATTGCAGGATTGGCTATGGAAGGTGCTGGCCGTGGACGGCGCGGGTGGACCGCGCCTCGACTGGCTGGTGCCGGAGTAA
- a CDS encoding nucleotide pyrophosphohydrolase: MSNELDRLRQQLRDFAAERDWEQFHSPKNLSMALIVEAAELVEHFQWLTEAQSKALPDETRDKVEQELADIFLYLIRIADMLDMDLPSAAQRKIEINQQKYPASQVRGQSKKYTEY; encoded by the coding sequence ATGAGCAACGAGCTGGATCGGCTGCGACAGCAGCTGCGGGACTTCGCCGCCGAGCGGGACTGGGAGCAGTTCCATTCCCCCAAGAACCTGTCCATGGCGCTGATCGTCGAGGCCGCGGAGCTGGTGGAGCATTTCCAGTGGCTCACCGAGGCGCAGAGCAAGGCGCTGCCGGACGAGACGCGTGACAAGGTCGAGCAGGAGCTGGCGGACATCTTTCTCTATCTGATCCGCATCGCGGACATGCTCGACATGGATCTGCCCAGCGCCGCCCAGCGCAAGATCGAGATCAACCAGCAGAAATACCCCGCAAGCCAGGTACGCGGGCAGTCCAAGAAATACACCGAGTACTGA
- the tal gene encoding transaldolase: MNLLEQLKTITTVVADTGDIEAIERYHPIDATTNPSLLLKAAQMPQYREHVESAIHYGKTHAHNEQEQIRLILDKIAVNFGTEILKIVPGRVSTEVDARLSFNTEATLLRAQHLIDLYEEAGVDRDRILIKIASTWEGIQAAKQLELDGIHCNCTLLFDMAQAVAAAEAGVTLISPFVGRILDWYKKVEHVEGYVPMDDPGVKSVTAIYNYFKHFGYKTQVMGASFRNKEEILELAGCDLLTIAPDLMEQLQNLDGVLTPRLSVQGAKGHSVAPIDVSEPGFRWLMNSDAMATEKLAEGIRNFTADTIKLEDYVREQARAAAA, from the coding sequence ATGAATCTGCTGGAACAACTAAAAACCATCACCACGGTCGTGGCGGACACCGGCGATATCGAGGCCATCGAGCGCTATCACCCCATCGACGCCACCACCAATCCCTCCCTGCTGCTGAAGGCGGCGCAGATGCCACAATACCGCGAGCACGTGGAATCGGCCATCCACTACGGCAAGACCCATGCCCACAACGAGCAGGAGCAAATCCGCCTGATCCTGGACAAAATCGCCGTCAACTTCGGCACCGAGATTTTGAAGATCGTCCCCGGCCGCGTCTCCACCGAGGTGGACGCGCGCCTGTCGTTCAACACCGAGGCCACCCTGCTGCGCGCCCAGCACCTCATCGACCTCTACGAGGAGGCCGGGGTGGACCGCGATCGCATCCTGATCAAGATCGCCTCCACCTGGGAGGGCATCCAGGCCGCCAAGCAACTGGAGCTGGACGGCATCCACTGCAACTGCACCCTGCTGTTCGATATGGCCCAGGCCGTGGCCGCCGCCGAGGCCGGCGTGACGCTGATCTCGCCCTTCGTGGGCCGCATCCTGGATTGGTATAAGAAGGTCGAGCACGTGGAAGGCTATGTGCCGATGGACGACCCGGGCGTGAAGTCCGTCACCGCCATCTACAACTACTTCAAGCACTTCGGCTACAAGACCCAGGTGATGGGCGCCAGCTTCCGCAACAAGGAAGAGATCCTGGAACTCGCCGGCTGCGACCTGCTCACCATCGCCCCGGACCTCATGGAACAACTGCAAAACCTCGACGGCGTGCTCACCCCCAGGCTCTCGGTGCAAGGCGCCAAGGGCCACAGCGTCGCGCCCATCGATGTCTCCGAACCCGGCTTCCGCTGGCTCATGAACAGCGACGCCATGGCCACGGAAAAACTCGCCGAAGGCATCCGCAACTTCACCGCCGACACCATCAAGCTGGAAGACTACGTGCGGGAACAGGCGCGGGCCGCCGCGGCATAG
- a CDS encoding EAL domain-containing protein, translating into MSSNRFFGLRARLVLLLALIIVPVFALLLHNAVETRKTQTLHTQALALRLARLVMLEQRELIAGARQLLPSLAQLPSVRATDGGPACQRELVRQLEQYPYYANFGVSGRDGVMRCSGLPMPSPVHIEDRDYFRGAINNDEFTIGGYQIGRITGKSAINLGYPLRDAKGRVDGVIFAALDLAWLGRKLRDVALPAGTTITIFDVRGTVLTHIPNPAEWFGRSIADVPFVRLILERGAEGIAESTDVEGVQRLFAFTPLDASRRAYVSVGIPRNVAYAEVDARFKQDLLALSLIVLVVISVGWTGSNAFVLRPLSVLTLTSERLGRGDLGARTELRHRSKEFSQLAQTFDRMAASLQQREQATQRQDQELKRINRALQTLSGGNHALVRTQDEAALLQEMCRVAVELGGYRMVWVGFAQDDAEKTVLPMAWAGMDGAVADRLRISWDDTERGLGPTGIAIRTGQPCTVHGLQTDPRYQPWHALAREQGIDSAVSLPLQVDDAVIGAFTLYSEDRQAFDAPELDLLSEMAGDLAYGICTLRTGIQHAAAQATIQRMAYYDELTDLPNHTSLEEFLERCAARESLPQQRLALLLFDLARLRDINDTLGFEAGNQVMQETASRLTRACPEGGYVARMRGDEFAMLLPGADLAQAEQMTQSILKLLNQPFSIDGFSLVLRVNAGIVLCPEHARDAEHLLRHADVAMQLAKTTGNGYAVYSPALDADKKRHLALAADLNRALEDGGLELYFQPKVSMVRGRVIGFEALTRWSHPTHGWISPDEFIPLAERTGMIRALSDWVLETTLRQLHAWGQAGIRLPVAVNLSAHNLQDPLLLDKVEALCASWALEPGLLEMEITESAMMADPAGALAVLLRLRALGIPLYIDDFGTGYSSLSYLKKLPVTALKIDKSFIDDMLDDAESESIVRSTITLAHELGLSVVAEGVEDAAVWARLRAHGCDAAQGYYMGRPMPVAQVEAWLQESPWGIGKG; encoded by the coding sequence ATGAGTTCAAATCGGTTTTTTGGCCTGCGCGCAAGGCTCGTGCTGCTGCTCGCCCTGATCATTGTCCCGGTATTTGCATTGCTGCTGCACAATGCCGTGGAGACCCGCAAGACCCAGACCCTGCATACCCAGGCCCTGGCCCTGAGACTGGCCCGGCTGGTGATGCTGGAGCAGCGCGAGCTCATCGCCGGGGCGCGGCAGCTGTTGCCCAGTCTGGCGCAGCTGCCAAGCGTGCGGGCCACGGACGGCGGCCCCGCCTGTCAGCGGGAGCTGGTGCGTCAGCTGGAACAGTATCCCTACTATGCCAATTTTGGCGTCAGCGGCCGTGACGGGGTGATGCGTTGCAGCGGCCTGCCCATGCCTTCGCCGGTGCATATCGAGGATCGGGACTATTTCCGTGGCGCCATCAATAACGATGAATTCACCATCGGCGGCTATCAGATCGGCCGCATCACCGGCAAGAGCGCGATCAACCTGGGCTACCCGCTACGGGATGCGAAGGGCCGTGTCGATGGCGTGATCTTCGCGGCGCTGGACCTGGCCTGGCTGGGCCGCAAGCTGCGGGACGTCGCCCTGCCCGCCGGCACCACCATCACCATCTTCGATGTCCGCGGTACGGTGCTGACGCATATTCCCAATCCGGCGGAGTGGTTTGGCCGGTCGATCGCCGATGTGCCTTTTGTACGCCTGATCCTCGAACGGGGCGCGGAGGGCATCGCCGAATCGACCGATGTCGAAGGCGTGCAGCGGCTATTTGCCTTCACCCCCCTGGACGCAAGCAGGCGGGCCTATGTCAGCGTGGGCATCCCCCGTAACGTCGCCTATGCCGAGGTGGATGCCCGCTTCAAACAGGATCTGCTGGCCCTGAGCCTGATCGTGCTGGTAGTGATCAGCGTGGGCTGGACGGGCAGCAATGCCTTTGTGTTGCGTCCGCTTAGTGTGCTGACCCTCACCAGCGAACGCCTGGGGCGGGGCGATCTCGGCGCCCGCACCGAGCTGCGGCATCGGTCGAAAGAGTTCTCGCAGCTGGCGCAGACCTTTGACCGGATGGCCGCCTCGCTGCAGCAGCGGGAGCAGGCGACACAGCGCCAGGACCAGGAACTGAAGCGCATCAACCGGGCCCTGCAGACCCTGAGTGGCGGCAACCATGCCCTGGTGCGCACCCAGGATGAGGCCGCGCTGCTGCAGGAGATGTGCAGGGTGGCGGTGGAGCTCGGCGGCTATCGCATGGTCTGGGTCGGCTTCGCCCAGGACGATGCCGAAAAGACCGTCCTGCCGATGGCCTGGGCGGGCATGGACGGCGCCGTGGCCGACAGGCTACGCATCAGCTGGGACGACACCGAACGCGGCCTTGGCCCCACCGGTATCGCGATCCGCACAGGCCAGCCCTGCACGGTGCATGGTCTGCAGACCGATCCCCGTTACCAGCCCTGGCATGCGCTGGCGCGGGAGCAGGGTATCGACTCCGCCGTGTCCCTGCCCCTGCAGGTGGATGATGCGGTGATAGGGGCCTTCACCCTGTACTCCGAGGATCGACAGGCCTTTGACGCCCCGGAGCTTGACCTGCTGTCGGAGATGGCAGGTGACCTGGCCTATGGCATCTGCACCCTGCGTACCGGCATTCAGCATGCCGCGGCCCAGGCCACCATCCAGCGTATGGCCTACTATGACGAGCTGACCGATCTGCCGAACCACACCTCGCTGGAGGAATTTTTGGAGCGCTGTGCGGCGCGGGAATCCCTGCCACAGCAACGGCTCGCGCTGCTGTTGTTTGACCTGGCGCGGTTGCGTGACATCAATGACACGCTGGGCTTTGAGGCCGGCAACCAGGTGATGCAGGAGACCGCGTCGCGCCTTACCCGGGCCTGCCCCGAGGGGGGTTACGTGGCCCGCATGCGCGGCGATGAATTCGCCATGCTGCTGCCGGGCGCCGATCTGGCGCAGGCCGAGCAGATGACGCAGAGTATCCTGAAACTGTTGAACCAGCCGTTTAGCATCGACGGCTTTTCACTGGTGCTGAGGGTGAATGCGGGGATTGTGCTCTGCCCCGAGCACGCCCGTGATGCGGAACATCTGTTGCGTCACGCGGATGTGGCGATGCAGCTGGCCAAGACCACCGGCAACGGTTATGCCGTCTATTCCCCGGCGCTGGATGCCGACAAGAAGCGGCATCTGGCGCTGGCCGCCGACCTGAACCGTGCCCTGGAGGACGGCGGCCTGGAGCTGTATTTTCAGCCCAAGGTCTCCATGGTCAGAGGGCGCGTGATTGGTTTCGAGGCCCTGACCCGCTGGTCGCACCCCACGCATGGCTGGATCTCGCCGGATGAATTCATCCCCCTGGCGGAGCGCACCGGCATGATCCGCGCCCTCAGTGACTGGGTGCTGGAGACCACCCTGCGCCAGCTGCATGCCTGGGGACAGGCGGGTATCCGCCTGCCGGTGGCGGTCAATCTGTCCGCCCATAACCTGCAGGACCCGCTGCTGCTCGACAAGGTCGAGGCCCTGTGTGCGAGCTGGGCGCTGGAGCCGGGCCTGCTGGAGATGGAGATCACCGAGAGCGCCATGATGGCCGATCCAGCCGGGGCGCTGGCGGTGCTGCTACGCCTCAGGGCGCTGGGCATACCGCTGTACATCGACGACTTCGGCACCGGTTATTCGTCCCTGAGTTATCTCAAGAAGCTGCCGGTCACGGCGCTGAAGATCGACAAATCCTTTATCGACGACATGCTGGACGACGCCGAATCGGAGAGCATCGTCCGCTCCACCATCACCCTGGCCCATGAGCTGGGCCTGAGCGTGGTGGCCGAAGGCGTGGAGGACGCGGCCGTGTGGGCGCGACTGCGGGCGCACGGTTGTGACGCCGCACAGGGCTACTACATGGGCAGGCCGATGCCGGTGGCGCAGGTAGAGGCGTGGCTGCAAGAGTCTCCCTGGGGAATCGGCAAGGGCTGA
- a CDS encoding type II toxin-antitoxin system HicA family toxin has translation MCIIGDVNSRELIKILEANGWCLTRVRGSHHQFSHPHKPGSVTVPHPRKDLGKGLVAAILRQTGLK, from the coding sequence ATGTGTATCATCGGCGACGTGAACAGCAGGGAACTGATCAAAATATTGGAAGCCAACGGATGGTGCTTAACCCGAGTTCGCGGCAGCCATCATCAGTTCTCGCATCCGCACAAGCCGGGGAGCGTTACTGTTCCGCATCCGCGCAAAGACCTCGGTAAAGGTTTGGTCGCCGCCATCCTGCGGCAGACCGGTTTAAAATGA
- a CDS encoding type II toxin-antitoxin system HicB family antitoxin, translated as MRQPTMRFPIAIEPGNDTHAYGVIVPDLPGCYSAGDTLDEAIANAPEAILLYLEGLLEEDAPLPEARPLEEHRKNPDFDGWLWAVVDVDLNALSDKVERVNITLPHRVLRALDVFAKRHGESRSGFLARAALMAMREDTNHKA; from the coding sequence ATGAGGCAACCCACCATGCGTTTTCCCATCGCCATCGAACCCGGTAACGACACCCATGCGTATGGGGTGATCGTCCCCGATCTGCCCGGCTGCTACTCCGCGGGCGACACCCTTGACGAGGCCATCGCCAACGCCCCTGAGGCCATCCTCCTGTACCTGGAAGGTCTGCTTGAGGAAGATGCACCGCTGCCGGAGGCCCGCCCGCTGGAAGAACACCGCAAGAACCCTGACTTCGACGGCTGGCTTTGGGCCGTCGTTGACGTCGATCTTAACGCCCTTTCCGACAAGGTCGAGCGCGTCAACATCACCTTGCCGCATCGCGTGCTGCGCGCCCTGGATGTATTCGCCAAACGCCACGGTGAGAGTCGCTCGGGATTTCTGGCGCGGGCGGCGTTAATGGCGATGCGAGAAGACACCAATCACAAGGCATGA
- a CDS encoding methyltransferase domain-containing protein, whose translation MSEKIQQTQAMLAKHHRDGEAFVQTMKDTHAGRFNDDFWAVWAERVEPILSAQPLILDLGTGPALFLREVAQRHPHIRAIGVECAEYMLNATKDLPDNCEIIEADLHDPHLPLADASVDAAVASVVLHEMHQPVRALQEVQRCLKPGGIFYVLDWVRAPLAQYLQNTELAVFDRQTKVDELEDLFIHFIEHNRFSIDDLAFMLENTGFRVVEKTALKNGQMARLVAEKIAV comes from the coding sequence ATGAGCGAAAAGATACAGCAGACCCAGGCCATGCTGGCCAAACATCATCGCGATGGCGAGGCCTTTGTGCAGACGATGAAAGATACCCATGCCGGACGGTTTAATGATGATTTCTGGGCGGTGTGGGCCGAACGGGTTGAGCCGATCCTGTCGGCGCAGCCGCTAATTCTCGATCTGGGTACCGGCCCGGCGCTGTTTCTCCGGGAGGTGGCGCAGCGTCATCCGCACATCAGGGCCATCGGCGTCGAGTGTGCGGAATATATGCTGAATGCCACCAAGGACCTGCCGGACAACTGTGAGATCATCGAGGCGGATCTGCATGACCCCCATTTGCCGTTAGCCGATGCCAGTGTCGATGCGGCGGTGGCCTCGGTGGTGCTGCACGAGATGCATCAGCCGGTGCGCGCCCTGCAGGAGGTGCAGCGCTGCCTGAAGCCCGGCGGTATCTTCTATGTGCTGGACTGGGTGCGCGCACCCCTGGCGCAGTATCTGCAAAACACCGAGCTGGCGGTGTTTGACCGGCAAACGAAGGTCGATGAACTGGAAGACCTGTTTATCCATTTCATCGAACACAATCGCTTCAGTATCGATGACCTGGCCTTCATGCTGGAGAACACCGGCTTTCGGGTGGTGGAAAAGACCGCCCTGAAAAACGGCCAGATGGCGCGGCTGGTGGCGGAAAAGATCGCCGTCTAG
- a CDS encoding PEP-CTERM sorting domain-containing protein, which translates to MNKLTKFAATSVVTLGLGLGMAGQAQAVVFYQDTVANWLAAGPVLDADGDTTWDLGSYGDGTGGYDDIGWAVVTLSEDEVGGEDIYKVSLNFVASPFSGFGPNQSSFWNYVANAVLPNDESFIHASLDSDVPADTSDINVTKEITLSDGTVVTLQSMAGAPDGPSPLSGQYISVNETFVAGADGVLNNTTDTFAVAVPEPGSILLFGMGLMGMVFGQRKMARRV; encoded by the coding sequence ATGAACAAGCTTACAAAATTTGCGGCGACATCCGTCGTTACATTGGGGTTGGGGTTAGGTATGGCGGGGCAGGCGCAGGCTGTGGTGTTTTATCAGGACACTGTCGCTAACTGGCTGGCGGCTGGACCGGTATTAGACGCTGATGGCGACACAACGTGGGATCTCGGTAGCTATGGTGATGGAACTGGAGGTTATGATGACATTGGCTGGGCGGTCGTTACGCTATCAGAAGATGAGGTAGGCGGTGAAGACATCTATAAGGTTTCGCTCAACTTTGTGGCATCGCCATTCAGCGGGTTTGGCCCGAACCAAAGTTCCTTCTGGAATTATGTCGCGAATGCCGTCCTTCCGAATGACGAAAGTTTCATCCATGCCAGCCTGGACAGCGATGTTCCCGCAGATACCTCTGATATCAACGTCACCAAGGAAATTACCCTAAGTGATGGGACTGTTGTCACGCTGCAGAGCATGGCCGGCGCTCCAGACGGCCCGAGCCCTCTCTCAGGCCAGTATATTAGTGTCAACGAAACGTTTGTGGCCGGCGCGGATGGTGTCCTAAACAACACCACCGATACCTTTGCAGTAGCCGTCCCCGAACCCGGCAGCATTCTCCTGTTCGGTATGGGGCTCATGGGCATGGTCTTCGGTCAGCGCAAGATGGCGCGTCGTGTCTAG
- a CDS encoding undecaprenyl-diphosphate phosphatase: MDALNAILLALLQGFTEFLPISSSAHLILLPRLLGWEDQGLAFDVAVHVGTLSAVVLYFRRELVPMARDWLGSLRTRRNTVNSRLAWAVLWGTVPVGLAGLLLKGLIEGHLRSELVIAATTILFGLLLWWADARGRGQRDEYSLRISDIFIIGVAQALALIPGTSRSGVTMTAGLMLGLSRQAAARFSFLLSIPVITLAGGLLMIDLVQDPALVDWRAIIIGTVTSAIAAYLCIHVFLQLLERIGMLPFVIYRLALGALLLYLFV; encoded by the coding sequence ATGGACGCACTGAACGCGATTCTTCTCGCCCTGTTACAGGGCTTCACCGAGTTTCTGCCGATCTCCAGCTCGGCCCACCTGATCCTGTTGCCGCGTCTGCTGGGTTGGGAGGATCAGGGCCTGGCCTTCGATGTGGCCGTGCACGTGGGCACCCTGAGTGCGGTGGTACTGTATTTTCGCCGCGAGCTGGTGCCGATGGCGCGGGACTGGCTGGGCTCGCTGCGGACCCGCAGGAATACGGTCAACAGCCGGCTGGCCTGGGCGGTGTTGTGGGGCACGGTGCCGGTGGGGCTGGCCGGGCTGTTGCTGAAGGGCCTTATCGAGGGTCATCTGCGCTCGGAGCTGGTGATCGCCGCGACCACGATCCTTTTTGGTCTGCTGCTGTGGTGGGCGGATGCCAGGGGTCGCGGCCAGCGCGATGAATACAGCCTGCGCATCAGCGACATCTTTATCATTGGCGTGGCGCAGGCGCTGGCGCTGATCCCCGGCACCTCCCGCTCCGGCGTGACCATGACCGCCGGCCTGATGCTGGGGCTGTCGCGCCAGGCCGCCGCCCGGTTCTCTTTTCTGCTGTCGATCCCGGTCATCACCCTGGCGGGCGGCCTGTTGATGATTGACCTGGTGCAGGATCCGGCGCTGGTGGACTGGCGGGCAATCATCATCGGCACGGTCACCTCGGCGATCGCCGCCTATCTCTGCATCCACGTGTTTCTGCAACTGCTGGAGCGCATCGGCATGCTGCCGTTTGTGATCTATCGCCTGGCCCTGGGCGCACTGCTGCTGTATCTGTTTGTATAA